Below is a window of Candidatus Viadribacter manganicus DNA.
TAACCGACATCCGCATGCCGGAGATGAACGGCTTGGAGATGGTGCAAGAGCTAAAGCGCAAGGGCGTCTTGCACCCAATTATTGTGCTCACCGGTCATGGCGACGTCTCATTGGCTGTGCAGGCGATGAAGGCTGGCGTCATCGATTTTCTCGAGAAACCTTTTGAGGATGAGGCGCTTTTGCGCGCGGTGCGAACCGCGCTTTCTGAGAGCGGCAATGAAGCGTCGCGTCATAAAGAGCTGGCGCTGATTTCTGAGCGCACAGAGCAACTTACCGCGCGTGAAAAAGATGTGTTCAAAGCCATTGTCGCCGGCGATTCCAACAAGGCGGCAGCGCTAAGATTGGGCATTAGTCCCAGAACGGTTGAGATTTATCGCGCCAACGTCATGACCAAGATGCACGCTAATTCTCTTTCGGAACTGGTTCGGATGGCGCTTTTGATCGAGCGCTCTTGAGGCAAGTCAACATCGATCTTGGCAAAGCAGGCCAAACTCAAAGCCAGTTTGGACCAGGTTGTGCGTACTCCCGCCGTTGTGGCTCTGGTTGATGACGATCCTGCCGTTCGTCATGCGATCTGCTTTGCCTTTGAGACAGCCGGCATCCCCGTGATTGCTTATAGCGATGCAGAATCAGCCCTTCTGGCGCAAAATCCGCGCGCCTGGCGCTGTCTTATTCTTGATCAGCGCTTGCCGGGCGGCACAGGCCTTAACTTGTTGGCCAAGCTGCGCGCCGACGGCGTGAGCGCAACATGCTTTCTCATCACAAGCCACCCCTCGCGTGAGCTCAAATCGCGGGCTTTGCTCGCTGGTGTCGAAATTGTCGAAAAGCCGCTCTTGGACGGCCAATTGCTCACCAAGGTGCGAAAGGTAATGGCTGACGCCCCTCGTTGATTTGGCGCAAAGCATTGGCGCAAGG
It encodes the following:
- the fixJ gene encoding response regulator FixJ, which gives rise to MSGPVVHIVDDDAPLRDSIAFLLNAEDLETRTYEGAGLLLGRSGELEPGCIITDIRMPEMNGLEMVQELKRKGVLHPIIVLTGHGDVSLAVQAMKAGVIDFLEKPFEDEALLRAVRTALSESGNEASRHKELALISERTEQLTAREKDVFKAIVAGDSNKAAALRLGISPRTVEIYRANVMTKMHANSLSELVRMALLIERS
- a CDS encoding response regulator transcription factor, which produces MRTPAVVALVDDDPAVRHAICFAFETAGIPVIAYSDAESALLAQNPRAWRCLILDQRLPGGTGLNLLAKLRADGVSATCFLITSHPSRELKSRALLAGVEIVEKPLLDGQLLTKVRKVMADAPR